The genomic segment TCCCATCCTGATCTCTACACCCAAAACCTCAAATCTttagtttatttgttttaacTTTAGATACTGTAACAGCACCCCTTCAAAAACAGCCTGAGTAGACAGTTTTAGAAGTCACATCCCCCACTTCTCCACCTCCAGCTTACTCCAGTCTACTTGAGACCATTTATTGGGATCTCAGAGTTTTTGATAAAAGTTTACAAAGCCCCAATGTGTGAACTGACTGCTGAAATAAACATATtgcctaggaaaaaaaaaagttaacttgAACCTTTTCAATAATGTTTTAATCTGCAGCTACTCCCTCAGTCAAAGCACAGCTTTTCAGGGGCAATGTTTGGCTTACTCACAGACTGGCTTTGTTATTGAAACTGACCATCCCTCAAACACTCTTTCATTTAAACCACTAAAACCAGGTACGGTTTCATCAGCTTTTAAGAGCTGATGATGAACACTCTTAAGTGCTCTTTGATGTTCTGGAAGATACCTAAAAGCTTTCTGAATGCCAATGGGCGCTTGCAATATGTCTACATCTATATACAACACAGGAAAGTCTAGAATACTTCTGGTTTGGATGTGATAAGTTCAGATCACTAATGTTAATCTGAAATCCCAGAAGCATCTGTTTGGTGACAGCTACTTATGAAACAATTTCCATCCTGCTCCTTGCACTCCATTCCTTTCCATGTCACCCCATGCTATAACTGCACAGCATTTTGTGTTGAATGGCATGACCCAAGTGGAGATCAAAGTacattggaaaaagaaaataaaattaaatcacTGCGGTCATGCCACTGTACTGGCAGATCACACAGTGGAAATAGCTGGTTGATAGGGAAGAGCAGCGTGGGCTGCTTACCACTGTTACtgacctttaaaaagaaaacaccctTCACAGGGTTAGGTAGAATCACAGCAGTACCCTAAATTGTCACCTGGCATACTACTACATGAAGAACCTAAAGCCTTCAAGCCTACCACAAACTATTTAAGCTGCTGAATGCAGATGATCTCCTTGGAGATCACCCAGAGTTCTAAAAATTATCTTAAATTTCCAAAACATATTATAAGTAATTTGTTTGCTCACATTCATTGCCTGATCTGCCTTTTCCACAATTAGTACTGACACCACATACTTATAGCGGTCAAAGTCCAGTTCCTTCACAGCCTGTAATATTTCTTCCGAGACTGAAGCACACAAGGAGGGACTAGAAACTCCATCATATTTGGCTTGTTGAAGTTTATTCTATCAAAAAACAATTTGGAAAGATCTTGGTTTTCATCTTGTAGTCTTTTGCAAAAGGACTTTTACAGTTATTTTCATTACAAgaacattagaaaaaataatgagTAGAATAGCCAAAATAGGTGATCCTCTCATACAGTAAACACCGCACTATTTTTACTCCAAAATGTTTTATCTGTACTTTGGAATAGGGAATTTTTTACAATCTCTGTTTAACAAACATGAGTGTATTCTTCTCCATCACTTTGGTTCTGTTCACTGGAAAATAGTGCTACAAATACCTGTTCCAAATACCTGAGGCATATCTTCCCAATGGCAGAATAACAAGAGTTGGTTGTAACTATTGAAGGTACCACTAACATCTACATAGTATATCctccatttttctttaatttttatatgTGGCAGTCAGATTGTCAAGGACATCCAAGTATATTTTGTGCATGACAAGTGATATTAGTAGAAGTAATTGAAGGAGTAGAATTCCACAAATTCAAGGTCAGGATCTTTAAAGAACTGGAGATTTTGCAGATTAGGGTACTTGGAACTGTGCTATAGGTCAATTTGTTTTAGATATGGGTAAGAGTTTAGGAAGCTTCTGTGCCACCTCAAACAGCGCATGCTCAGTAGTGAACTTGCAAAGGGCCTTCTACACTTTGCTGAACAGAGCACATTCACATTATATTTCTGTGCCAAAACTTGAAGTGTGCCAAATTTATGCACATGTTTAGTTTATGCAACTTACACTGATCCATAACTATAATCTTTGCAGGACAAGCAAATAGATTTTGCAATAAAATTAGAcaactcatttaaaaaaaaatactttaccGTGAGTATTGCTTGAGCTTTGTCTCTCACTAAATAATCCCGAAGTTTATTATGTGGCTCCAGTCTGTAGGTATTAGCATATCTTATCTTTGCCGTGTTAGCTTTGAATGCCAATTGCTTCGCTTTCATTGAATCACTAAAATGCTCTTCTTCTGTTGGAGCTTCGTAATTTGATTGtgtcttttttccttgtgtctgtGCGAAATAGTAAAGAGGTCAACATCAGATGTCAATATTTTAGCAGTGTACAGTATAAATAATACTTTGTGGTGtacagttaagaaaaaaaaataactaccTAGCAATATGTCATagaaaaaagctgaaagctAGAAAATGTGTATCTCTTCTGGTTGTTTAGACACCACTGCTTTGACTGAGAGAACAGTGGTTAATTTCCActcaattttaatttattttccaccAAAATCCAAACTAAATGATGATTCTAAGTTTGCATTTAAACTCAAACAGACACGTTGTACCAGCATTCTGAATACACTtcattttccaagaaaaaacacacagataGGAACATATGTCCAAGACAACCACAACTTCAGGCTTTTCATTCAGACAGCCTACGCAACCCAAAAAATATATGTTCAGTTCATTTAATACATAATTTTACTTGTCCTCATTCCTTGTGAAGCTACTGAAGAAATGCCTTATGTACTAATGACATCCTCCAATTTGCAAGCTTTGTAATTTTGCTTGGAACTTCAAAAAAACCAGTACAGCTTCTTTTTATTTGTCATCAGAAAGCTGAATGTCCAGGTTTTCTCTCCATCCAGCCTGTGTACTATCACTGTCTTCAACACATATAACAAAATTTGTCCCTCTGATTGCAAGCAGCAACAAAAGATGTTGCCTGGTGTCCTCCATGGCTGGCTTAAAACAGAactgtaaaataacaaaacagagACTGAAAAACACAGGGAATCTGTGAAATTATAACAAATGCTGCACATGGTGATCTTCCATTCAGCCACCTCCTAACTAACCTCTTTCAAGCTTTGCTGACTCTTCTGTCCCTTGCTCTGCTTCCTGACTGCAGCTTGAACTTATGTGAGAGAAAAATCATCAGTTctcagaagagcagaaaagagcACGAAGGTGATATAACATGACAAAGCTTATACTAagatatatagaaaaaaatcatacacTTGTGGAtaattgtcgtggtttaggcccatcagggaaacaaagaccacgattagcctcgagtaccgaagaggctgagaattgctcaagggcagggagagcttaattgccgcttaaggttcgggacaaaacagaccaggctactcggtttggggaagaaaacagaaaataatttaatgcaacatcaactaaaacatacccccaaaaacccaaaacataaccaaaatgaaacaacccagagtaatacatcaaggaagagtccaaccagcctttttaagaacaccttcttgccacacctcccctcttcccgggctcagagccctgatcccggggtttttaccctgtccccccccgaacggttcggggggcaggcagtgggggtttcagttagtctgttcccgatagcttctgccgtttgtccctcctcaggacgggtgaactccacaccagtcctccctgcaagtccgtggggtaactcacacgcatggcagccctgcacgggctgctccgacgcgcacttattccaaaagcagcagctcctctctgcctctcgtgtggggctgctctgcggcctgcaggctctccagcacagcctgggccatggccgtctccccacacagtccctcgcccgcccgggctcactcacatggagctgctggtggctctcagtcctgccagggatctccataggttgcaggggcacagcttgtattctcgccacggcttgcagaagggtctccggtctactgcttctccttccttcctccttctctggctgaagggtccgcgtggtcgtctccttcttgtatccctcttacacctcctgactcacattccgaattcccgtcccctaaatagtgctggcagaggcgccagattggcccagccgggccggaggtgggtgtgaacccaggagccgggggagagtccgcaaactctttaccgggtcttcactgcaacctgctccccgttactaagccaaaagctgctccttgctaaaccagaacaataaTATAATTCTCACTAGACTGTTATTTGAAAAGATGTACTACTCAGGGGCTCACAAATCTTTCAGCCAGAAGAgcgtcctggttttggctgggatagagttaattttcttcctagtagctgttTCAGTGCTGTGCTTTAGATTTAGTCTGAAAATAATGTTGGTAACATATTGATGTTTTAGTTGGCGCTAAGCAGTGCTTACGCCaagtgaaggatttttcagtttcccatgctttTCCAAGTGGGGAGGTGCATAGAAAGCTctgagggagcatggccaggacagctgacctgaactagcaaGAGTTATTCTATGTCATAGGACATCATGCATAGTACATAAACTGGGGGAGTTGGTGGTAAGGGGCCAATTGCTGCTCAGGGATGGTCTGGGAATCAGCAGGcagtgagcaattgcattgtgcatcacttatcttttctcagtgttttggggtttttaaaatattattttcattgctattgtagttatgtttcattttagttaCTACATTGTTCTTATCCAAACCCttgagttttacttttcttcccCTGGTTCTCCTGCCTA from the Colius striatus isolate bColStr4 chromosome 2, bColStr4.1.hap1, whole genome shotgun sequence genome contains:
- the DYNLT2 gene encoding dynein light chain Tctex-type protein 2, yielding MEKRFKVQKPAATEKGKRRQSLMEKDSVSRFLGGTTQGKKTQSNYEAPTEEEHFSDSMKAKQLAFKANTAKIRYANTYRLEPHNKLRDYLVRDKAQAILTNKLQQAKYDGVSSPSLCASVSEEILQAVKELDFDRYKYVVSVLIVEKADQAMNVASRWVWDVQRDTWVSAKCETETFIALALVMACYYE